In Deinococcus betulae, one DNA window encodes the following:
- a CDS encoding transcription elongation factor GreA, giving the protein MTRERITMTQRGYDKLLETLHFLKTTKREEISENMGRAIADGDLRESAAYDEARMQQSENEARIAELESQVERSMIVEEDASGGAGLGAKVRVKDAKGKEHQFELVGTYEVDVLKGKISDASPIGKALSGKRAGEKVTVQLPKGTAEFEILSVDYV; this is encoded by the coding sequence ATGACCAGAGAACGCATCACCATGACCCAGCGCGGGTATGACAAATTGCTGGAAACCCTGCACTTCCTGAAAACCACCAAGCGCGAGGAAATCTCCGAGAACATGGGGCGCGCCATCGCCGACGGCGACCTGCGCGAAAGTGCGGCCTACGACGAAGCCCGCATGCAGCAGAGCGAAAATGAGGCCCGCATTGCCGAGCTGGAAAGCCAGGTCGAGCGCTCCATGATTGTCGAGGAAGACGCTTCGGGCGGCGCCGGGCTGGGCGCGAAGGTGCGCGTTAAGGACGCCAAGGGCAAGGAACACCAGTTTGAGCTGGTGGGCACCTACGAGGTGGACGTGCTCAAGGGCAAAATCAGCGACGCCAGCCCCATCGGCAAGGCCCTGAGCGGAAAACGGGCCGGCGAGAAGGTCACGGTACAGCTGCCCAAAGGCACCGCCGAGTTCGAGATTCTCAGCGTGGATTACGTGTAA
- a CDS encoding phosphohydrolase produces the protein MSEDGGAGTGEQKFRLNVEGGKVSDVAGREGTPPARVVEFTTPRAKLIEEANQAIRTDLAEYPRALAAYEALRADPEALAHWDMANYITMRKLGYNDHGRVHAFITGAASMAITELLLEAGVKTDIMESGVGGAEDVFLAVILGTMLHDIGNQIHRVGHEGHGVALALPILDRIMGPLYPDPFKRTKVRSFILGAINCHDLNPAPLTLEGGITAVADGTDITKGRGRKAFSLGSVDIHSISALAVDQVVIEKGRDKPVLINVTMNNSGGIFQVEEILAPKVIRTPMRRFVELRATTREEGDEQILSKVRLDGDHFVMDLESGERVAVEVMDTQKQVQKAVVENLGIGNDSR, from the coding sequence GTGAGTGAGGACGGCGGCGCCGGAACAGGCGAGCAGAAGTTCCGCCTGAATGTCGAGGGCGGCAAGGTCAGCGACGTGGCGGGGCGCGAGGGTACGCCCCCGGCCCGCGTGGTCGAGTTCACCACCCCGCGCGCCAAGCTGATCGAAGAAGCCAACCAGGCCATCCGCACCGACCTGGCCGAGTATCCGCGTGCTCTGGCCGCCTACGAGGCCCTGCGCGCCGATCCCGAGGCGCTGGCCCACTGGGACATGGCGAATTACATCACCATGCGCAAGCTGGGCTACAACGACCACGGGCGCGTCCACGCCTTTATCACCGGCGCGGCCAGCATGGCGATTACCGAGCTGCTGCTGGAAGCCGGGGTCAAGACCGACATCATGGAAAGCGGGGTGGGAGGCGCTGAGGACGTGTTTTTGGCCGTCATCCTGGGAACCATGCTGCATGACATCGGCAACCAGATTCACCGTGTCGGGCACGAGGGCCACGGGGTCGCGCTAGCCCTGCCAATCTTGGACCGCATCATGGGGCCGCTGTACCCCGACCCCTTTAAACGCACGAAGGTGCGGTCCTTCATCCTGGGCGCCATCAACTGCCACGATCTCAACCCAGCGCCGCTGACGCTGGAGGGCGGCATCACGGCGGTGGCTGACGGCACCGACATCACCAAGGGGCGCGGACGCAAGGCGTTTTCGCTGGGCAGCGTGGACATCCATTCCATCAGTGCGCTGGCGGTGGACCAGGTGGTGATTGAAAAGGGCCGGGACAAGCCGGTTCTGATTAACGTCACCATGAACAACTCGGGCGGCATCTTTCAGGTCGAGGAGATTCTGGCGCCCAAGGTCATCCGCACGCCCATGCGCCGCTTCGTGGAACTGCGTGCCACCACCCGAGAAGAAGGTGACGAGCAGATTCTGTCCAAGGTGCGCCTCGACGGCGACCACTTCGTGATGGACCTGGAAAGCGGCGAGCGCGTGGCCGTCGAGGTGATGGACACGCAAAAGCAGGTGCAAAAGGCCGTGGTAGAAAACCTAGGCATTGGCAACGACAGCCGGTAG
- the prfA gene encoding peptide chain release factor 1 translates to MSARLTALASEFGLVERALGDPAALADPREYARLTRRHRELLPLITVLRERDGVDRDLAGARELLTDPDMRELAAGEVQTLGARLTELEAELVVLLLPTDPDDPKDVILELRAGAGGAEAGLFVMDLLRLYTRYAEGLGLRLNVLDANESDLGGASKVVAEVTGDGAYRAFKWERGVHRVQRVPATESQGRIHTSTVTVAVLPEAEQGEVQLDLSEVRIDVFRSQGAGGQGVNTTDSAVRAVYRAGTPDEIMVVCQDGRSQIKNREKALQVLAARLAERERAAREAQERSERAAQVGTGDRSEKIRTYNYPQNRVTDHRLEGEDKNHPLDSVMTGVLAPVVGALARAQREQQLLEMAGGDEQHGAA, encoded by the coding sequence GTGAGCGCGCGCCTGACGGCCCTCGCTTCGGAATTTGGTCTGGTCGAGCGGGCGCTGGGGGACCCGGCCGCGCTGGCCGACCCCCGCGAGTACGCCCGCCTGACCCGCCGCCACCGCGAGCTGCTGCCCCTGATCACCGTGCTGCGCGAGCGAGACGGCGTGGACCGCGACCTGGCCGGCGCCCGCGAACTGCTGACCGACCCTGACATGCGGGAGCTGGCCGCTGGCGAGGTGCAGACCCTCGGCGCCCGCTTGACCGAGCTGGAAGCCGAACTGGTGGTGCTGCTGCTGCCCACCGACCCGGACGACCCTAAAGACGTGATTCTGGAACTGCGGGCCGGGGCCGGCGGCGCCGAAGCCGGGCTGTTTGTCATGGACCTGCTGCGGCTGTACACCCGCTACGCCGAGGGCCTGGGCCTGCGCCTGAACGTGCTGGACGCCAACGAGAGCGACCTGGGTGGGGCCAGCAAGGTGGTGGCCGAGGTCACGGGCGACGGGGCTTACCGCGCCTTCAAATGGGAGCGCGGGGTCCACCGGGTGCAGCGCGTGCCCGCCACCGAAAGCCAGGGCCGCATTCACACCAGCACGGTGACCGTCGCCGTGCTGCCCGAAGCCGAGCAGGGCGAGGTGCAGCTGGACCTGTCCGAGGTGCGGATTGACGTGTTCCGCTCGCAGGGTGCGGGCGGGCAGGGCGTCAATACCACCGACTCGGCCGTGCGCGCTGTCTACCGCGCCGGGACCCCCGATGAAATCATGGTGGTCTGTCAGGACGGCCGCTCGCAGATTAAAAACCGCGAAAAGGCGCTGCAGGTGCTCGCCGCCCGCCTGGCCGAGCGGGAGCGCGCTGCCCGCGAAGCCCAGGAACGCTCGGAGCGCGCTGCCCAGGTGGGCACGGGCGACCGCAGCGAGAAGATTCGCACCTACAACTACCCGCAAAACCGCGTCACCGACCACCGCCTCGAAGGCGAGGACAAGAACCACCCCCTGGACAGCGTGATGACCGGCGTGCTGGCCCCGGTGGTGGGGGCGCTGGCGCGTGCCCAGCGCGAACAGCAACTGCTGGAGATGGCCGGGGGAGACGAGCAGCATGGGGCGGCGTGA
- a CDS encoding NUDIX hydrolase gives MGRRDLLVAAGILRDRFGRVLLVGNDWQGHGRVRHTLPGGVVEPGETLPEALYREIYEETGLKLTGIKHMAYTVHIEDERRGERAIAVAFEATWDGLLNPADPDGFIVEARFCTPDEALEKIEAPPMREPLSDYLKTGEPGRFYAFKGWDGRGGLRIPALKPRT, from the coding sequence ATGGGGCGGCGTGACCTGCTGGTGGCCGCCGGTATTCTGCGCGACCGCTTTGGGCGGGTGCTGCTGGTGGGCAATGACTGGCAGGGGCATGGCCGCGTGCGCCACACGCTGCCCGGCGGCGTTGTCGAGCCGGGCGAGACCCTGCCCGAGGCCCTGTACCGCGAGATCTACGAGGAAACGGGTCTAAAGCTGACCGGCATCAAGCACATGGCCTACACCGTCCATATTGAGGATGAGCGCCGGGGCGAGCGCGCCATTGCGGTCGCCTTTGAGGCCACCTGGGACGGTCTGCTCAACCCCGCCGACCCCGACGGCTTTATCGTGGAGGCGCGCTTTTGCACCCCTGACGAGGCCCTGGAAAAAATCGAGGCCCCGCCCATGCGCGAGCCGCTGAGTGACTACCTGAAAACCGGCGAACCCGGCCGCTTCTACGCCTTCAAAGGCTGGGACGGCCGGGGCGGATTACGGATTCCAGCCCTTAAGCCCAGAACCTGA